Proteins encoded together in one Nocardioides marinisabuli window:
- a CDS encoding HelD family protein, producing the protein MRALTEDLAAQETAREQAYVDKVYAQLALSSAAAQALAKEGHDRGRLGHEGGLVERDAMVYQAARRIAQLDAAHEGLVFGRLDLHPGLDPEPRYIGRIGLRDAERDSLLIDWRAPAAAVFYQATAATPQQVIRRRVLRSEGPKVVGVEDELLDAEALEETGADLPIVGEGALMAQLSRARDRTMHSIVATIQAEQDQAIRAPGKGVVAISGGPGVGKTVVALHRAAYLLYTDRRRYETGGVLIVGPSGVFMRYIERVLPSLGETAVALRSLGEVVDGVRATRHDDPSVADVKGAARMAEVVRRVARQQAPGSPTEFRTFYRDDVLVLDRGLLGRIRRQLMSQGRRNRQLPRVPGALLDALWRQVRGERGRERGRDSFNEDLLGDQRFLDFVTAWWPPLDAPTVLAWLREPEVLARVAEGVLSAEEQRVLTKSWADLPDHPVGKDLTVQDVPLLDELRYALGDVPERTDDEASLSDTALLDGGHDMAELMTAADREYAPSGRAWAPPTHKIDDDPFAHVLVDEAQDLTPMQWRMVGRRGRTASWTIVGDPAQSSWPVPEESAAARAEAIEGKALHEFHLSTNYRNSSEIYAHAAAYAERVGLDADLPTAVRSTGVEPRVVEDAPDLEAAVREAVVDLAGRVAGTVGVVVAAARRSQVNGWLASWPELADDAKGARAAVDSSVTPSGEDRVVVLTGLDTKGLEFDGIVVVRPQEIEDESQTGRATLYVVLTRATQLLTTVS; encoded by the coding sequence ATGCGGGCGTTGACCGAGGATCTCGCAGCGCAGGAGACCGCGCGCGAACAGGCGTACGTCGACAAGGTCTACGCGCAGCTCGCGCTGTCGTCGGCCGCGGCCCAGGCGCTGGCCAAGGAGGGCCACGACCGGGGCCGGCTGGGCCACGAGGGCGGGCTGGTCGAGCGCGACGCGATGGTCTACCAGGCCGCGCGGCGCATCGCCCAGCTCGACGCCGCCCACGAGGGGCTGGTCTTCGGGCGCCTCGACCTGCACCCCGGGCTCGACCCCGAGCCGCGCTACATCGGGCGCATCGGGCTGCGTGACGCCGAGCGCGACTCGCTGCTCATCGACTGGCGCGCCCCGGCCGCCGCGGTCTTCTACCAAGCCACCGCGGCCACGCCCCAGCAGGTGATCCGCCGCCGGGTGCTGCGCTCGGAGGGGCCGAAGGTGGTCGGCGTCGAGGACGAGCTGCTCGACGCCGAGGCGCTCGAGGAGACCGGCGCGGACCTGCCGATCGTGGGCGAGGGCGCGCTGATGGCGCAGCTCTCGCGGGCCCGCGACCGCACCATGCACTCGATCGTGGCCACCATCCAGGCCGAGCAGGACCAGGCGATCCGCGCGCCCGGCAAGGGCGTCGTCGCGATCTCCGGCGGACCGGGCGTCGGCAAGACCGTCGTCGCGCTGCACCGCGCGGCGTACCTGCTCTACACCGACCGGCGCCGCTACGAGACCGGCGGCGTGCTCATCGTCGGGCCCAGCGGTGTCTTCATGCGCTACATCGAGCGGGTGCTGCCCAGCCTCGGCGAGACCGCGGTCGCGCTGCGCTCGCTCGGCGAGGTCGTCGACGGCGTGCGCGCGACCCGCCACGACGACCCGTCGGTGGCCGACGTCAAGGGCGCGGCCCGGATGGCCGAGGTCGTGCGCCGCGTCGCGCGCCAGCAGGCGCCCGGCAGCCCCACCGAGTTCCGCACCTTCTACCGCGACGACGTGCTGGTGCTCGACCGCGGCCTGCTCGGCCGCATCCGGCGCCAGCTGATGTCGCAGGGGCGCCGCAACCGCCAGCTGCCCCGGGTGCCGGGCGCGCTGCTCGACGCGCTGTGGCGCCAGGTGCGCGGCGAGCGCGGGCGCGAGCGCGGCCGCGACTCCTTCAACGAGGACCTGCTGGGCGACCAGCGGTTCCTCGACTTCGTCACCGCCTGGTGGCCGCCGCTCGACGCCCCCACGGTGCTGGCCTGGCTGCGCGAGCCCGAGGTGCTGGCCCGGGTCGCCGAGGGCGTCCTCTCGGCCGAGGAGCAGCGGGTGCTCACCAAGTCGTGGGCCGACCTGCCCGACCACCCGGTCGGCAAGGACCTCACGGTCCAGGACGTGCCGCTGCTCGACGAGCTGCGCTACGCGCTCGGCGACGTGCCCGAGCGCACCGACGACGAGGCGTCGCTCTCCGACACCGCGCTGCTCGACGGCGGGCACGACATGGCCGAGCTGATGACCGCCGCCGACCGCGAGTACGCGCCCTCCGGCCGGGCCTGGGCCCCGCCGACCCACAAGATCGACGACGACCCCTTCGCCCACGTGCTCGTCGACGAGGCCCAGGACCTCACCCCGATGCAGTGGCGGATGGTCGGGCGCCGCGGGCGCACCGCGTCGTGGACCATCGTGGGCGACCCCGCCCAGTCGTCCTGGCCGGTGCCCGAGGAGTCGGCCGCGGCCCGCGCCGAGGCGATCGAGGGCAAGGCGCTGCACGAGTTCCACCTCTCGACCAACTACCGCAACTCCTCCGAGATCTACGCCCACGCGGCGGCGTACGCCGAGCGGGTCGGCCTCGACGCCGACCTGCCCACCGCGGTGCGCTCGACCGGCGTCGAGCCGCGGGTCGTCGAGGACGCCCCCGACCTCGAGGCCGCCGTCCGCGAGGCCGTCGTCGACCTCGCCGGCCGCGTGGCCGGCACCGTCGGCGTCGTGGTCGCGGCCGCGCGCCGCTCGCAGGTCAACGGGTGGCTGGCCTCGTGGCCCGAGCTCGCCGACGACGCGAAGGGTGCCCGCGCCGCGGTCGACTCCTCGGTCACGCCGTCGGGGGAGGACCGGGTCGTGGTGCTCACCGGTCTCGACACCAAGGGCCTGGAGTTCGACGGGATCGTGGTCGTGCGCCCCCAGGAGATCGAGGACGAGTCGCAGACCGGCCGGGCCACGCTCTACGTGGTGCTGACCCGCGCCACGCAGCTGCTCACGACGGTGTCCTGA